The Ralstonia sp. RRA DNA segment CCCGCCACGGCGATGTTCCTGTGCGCGACGCTGTGCCTCGGTACCTTTACCGCAGCGCGTGTTTGCGAACAGGTACGCTCGGGTATCAACTCGCTGCCGCGTGGTCAACGCAACGCAGGTCTGGCGATGGGCTTCACGCTCGCGCAGACCTATCGCTACGTGATGCTGCCGATGTCGTTCCGCATCATCGTGCCGCCGCTCACGTCGGAGTTTCTGAATATCTTCAAGAACTCGGCTGTGGCGTCGACCATCGGTTTGCTGGAGCTTGCCGCGCAAGGCCGCCAACTGGTGGACTACACCGCGCAGCCGTACGAATCGTTCATCGCCGTGACGCTGATGTACATGCTGATCAACCTGACTGTCATGGGCCTGATGCGCTGGGTGGAAGCACGTTCCCGGCTGCCTGGCTTCATCGGCGGCAAGTAATCGAGGCGAGGACACTTCATGGCTTATCACTTCGATTTCTCATCCGTCAACGCCGACAACATGCGCGTGCTCGGCGAGGGGATGCTCCTCTCGCTGGAAATCACGGGCACGGCCATCCTGGTCGGCATCGTCTGGGGCACGCTGCTGGCGATGATGCGTCTGTCGGGCATCAAACCGCTGCAGTGGTTCGGGCAGGCGTACGTGAACCTCTTCCGCTCCATCCCGCTGGTGATGGTGCTGCTGTGGTTCTTCCTGATCGTGCCGCAGGTGCTGCAGAAGATCTTCAACCTGTCGCCGGCCACCGACATGCGCATGACGTCCGCGCTGGTCGCCTTTGCGCTGTTCGAGGCGGCGTACTACTCGGAGATCATCCGCGCCGGTATCCAGAGTGTGTCGCGCGGGCAGATGTTCGCGGCGTATGCGATGGGCATGACGTACGGCCAGGCTATGCGCCTGGTGATCCTGCCGCAGGCCTTCCGCAACATGATTCCGCTGCTGCTCACCCAGGCGATCGTCCTGTTCCAGGATACGTCGCTGGTGTATGTGAGCGCGCTGTCGGACTTCTTTACCCAGGCATACAACATCGGTGAGCGCGACGGCCGTATCGTCGAGCTGCTGCTGTTTGCCGGCTTGTGCTATTTCGTGATCTGCTTCGGCGCCTCCGTGCTGGTGAAGCGACTTCAGAAGAAGGTGACCCAATGATCGAGATCAAGAACGTTTCCAAGTGGTATGGCGCCTTCCAGGTGCTGACCGACTGCACCACCAGCGTGAAGAAGAGCGAGGTGGTGGTGGTGTGCGGCCCGTCGGGTTCGGGCAAGTCCACGCTCATCAAGACCGTCAACGCGCTGGAGCCGTTCCAGAAGGGCGAGATCCTGGTTGATGGCACATCCGTCGGCGCCAAGGGCACCAACCTGCCGAAGCTGCGTTCGCGCGTGGGCATGGTGTTCCAGAACTTTGAGCTGTTCCCGCACCTGTCGATTACCGAAAACCTGACGATCGCACAGCAGAAGGTGCTGGGCCGTTCCAAGGAAGAGGCGATGGCAAAGGGCCTGAAGTACCTGGATCGCGTGGGTTTGAAGGCGCACGCTGCCAAGTACCCGGGCCAGCTGTCGGGCGGTCAGCAGCAGCGCGTGGCCATCGCCCGCGCGCTGTCGATGGACCCGATCTGCATGCTGTTCGACGAGCCGACCTCCGCGCTGGACCCGGAAATGGTCAACGAAGTGCTCGACGTGATGGTGGAGCTGGCCAAGGAAGGTATGACCATGATGTGCGTGACCCACGAAATGGGTTTCGCCCGCAAGGTCGCCAACCGCGTGATCTTCATGGACCAGGGCCGCATCGTTGAAGACTGCGAGAAGGAAGAGTTCTTCGGCAACATCGATGCACGTTCGGACCGCGCCAAGCAGTTCCTGTCGAAGATCCTGTCGCACTAAGCGCGGGGTTTGAGGCAAAGAAAAGCCGCTCTCTCGGGAGCGGCTTTTTGTTGGGCGACGGATCGTGTCAGGTGCAGGCCGTGTTGGCTGCGTTGGCGATCTGGACCGCTTCCGGAATCGGCACCTTGGTGGCCATGGTCGCCTGGCCATTTTCGAACATCAGCAGCTCACCGGGCACGAACTGGGTCCAGACCTCGTTGTCAGTGAGCGGTGCGGTGGCGATCACGGCCACGCGGTCGGCGGGCGTGGTGTACTTGGCGAAGTCGATCGTCATATCGGCGTCAATCAGGTGCGCCGTCGAGAACGGCCACTGCCGTACGATGTAGTACAGCCGTGTCGAGCAATGCGCGAACTGCGCTTGCCCATTGCACAGCAGGAAGTTGAACACGCCGTGGCGCGTGATTTCCTTGGTGATGTCCGACAACGCGTAGAACAACTCGTTGAGCGGCGGTTGCGACCCCGGAAACCGTTTGCGCAACGACTGCATGATGTAGCAGAAGGCGAGCTCGCTATCGGTATCGCCCACTGGCTGGTACACGCCCGAGAGAAATGGCGAGAAGTTCTTCAGGTCGCCGTTGTGGGCAAAGATCCAGTGCCGGCCCCACAGCTCGCGCATGAACGGATGGCAGTTTTCCAGCCGCACTGTGCCCTGCGTCGCCTTGCGGATGTGCGAGATGACGTTCTTGGACTTGATCGGGTAGCGCTTGACCAGTTCGGCCACCGGCGAGGTGCCGGCCGACTGGTTGTCGATGAAGAGGCGGCAGGCCTTGTCTTCGAAGAAGGCGACGCCGAAACCGTCGGCATGGTGATCAGTCACGCCACCGCGCGCGGCGAACCCGGTGAACGAGAACGTCACATCGGTCGGTTCGGCGCAGTTCATGCCTAGCAGCTGGCACATGGTGGGGGAGAAAAGTCGGATGCAATAAAATAGCCATTATCCTGCCGGCTGCCGGGGGTGCCAAGCGCCTTGGCACGCGCGGCACCCCGCTGAGCGTGCCGGCCGTTGCGCTCACGCCGCACGCCGACAGGTTCGCCACCAAACGTTGCATCCCGACTGCCGCCACAACCGGATCTTATTCCCATGAATTCATATCGCATTGCCGTGATCCCCGGAGACGGCATCGGCAAGGAAGTCGTCCCCGAGGGCCTGCGCGTGCTGGATGCGGCGGCGCGCAAATTCGGCTTTGCGTTGCAGACCGATCACTTCGACTTTGCCAGCTGCGACTACTACGCTCGCCACGGCAAGATGCTGCCCGATGACTGGTTCGACACCCTGCGCGGCTATGACGCCATCTTTTTTGGCGCGGTGGGCTGGCCCGATACGGTGCCCGACCACATCTCGCTGTGGGGTTCCCTCCTGCAGTTCCGGCGCGGCTTCGACCAGTATGTGAACCTGCGCCCGGTGCGCCTGATGCCCGGTATCCGCAGTCCGCTGGTTGATCGCAACGGCCAGCCCCGCGCACCCGGCGAGATCGACTTTTACGTGGTGCGAGAGAACACCGAAGGCGAATACTCCAGCGTCGGCGGCCGCATGTACGGCGGCACCGAGCGCGAGATCGTGATCCAGGAAACGGTCATGAGCCGCACCGGCGTCGACCGCATCCTCAAGTTCGCTTTCGATCTGGCCCAGCGACGCCCGGCCAAGCACTTGACGTCCGCCACCAAATCCAACGGCATCTCCATCACCATGCCGTACTGGGATGAACGCGTGGAAGCGATGGCCAAGGTGTACCCCGAGGTCAACGTCGACAAGTTCCACATCGACATCCTGACCGCGCACTTCGTGCAGAAGCCGGAGATGTTCGATGTGGTGGTCGCCAGCAACCTGTTCGGCGACATCCTCTCGGACCTTGGGCCCGCCTGCACCGGCACCATTGCGATTGCCCCGTCGGGCAACATCAACCCGGACCGCACGTATCCGAGCCTGTTCGAACCGGTGCACGGTTCTGCGCCGGACATTGCGGGCAAGGGCATCGCCAACCCGATCGGCCAGATCTGGTGCGCAGCGATGATGCTCGAGCACCTCGGCCAGCCCGAGGCGGGCGCGGCGGTACTGGCCGCCATCGAGCGCGTGCTGGCGGCCGGCCCAGGCCACGCGCCGCTCACCCGCGACATTGGCGGCACGGCAAGCACGGCTGATCTGGGCCGCGCGATTGCCGAGGCGCTGGCATAGGGCCCGGTTGCCCTGATTTACTCTCTGATTTTCGCTTTCGTTTTCCGCTGACCGTTTTCCTACGCATCATGACCGACACTCTCACTATCGTCCGCCCCGATGACTGGCACCTGCACCTGCGCGACGGCGATGCGCTCGCCGACGTGGTGGGCGACACCGCGCGCCAGTTCGGCCGGGCGATCATCATGCCGAACCTCAAGCCGCCGGTGACCACCACCGCCCAAGCGCGTGCTTACCGTGACCGCATCCTTGCAGCGCTGCCCGCAGGCACGCAGTTCGAGCCGCTGATGACGCTGTACCTGACCGACAACACCTCGCCCGAGGTGATTCGTGAGGCCCGCGCCAGCGGCTTCATCCACGGTGTGAAGCTGTACCCGGCTGGCGCCACCACCAACAGCGACGCCGGCGTGACCGACCTGCGCCGCTGCGCCAAGACGCTTGAGGCGATGCAGGAAGTCGGCATGCCGCTGCTGGTGCACGGCGAGGTGACCGACCCCACCGTCGACATCTTCGACCGCGAAGCCGTCTTCATCGACACCGTGATGCTGCCGCTGCGCCGTGACTTCCCTGCGCTGAAGGTTGTGTTCGAACACATCACCACCAAGCAGGCCGCTGAATACGTGCGCGATGCTGAGGGCCCCGTCGGCGCGACTATCACGGCACACCACCTGCTGTACAACCGCAACGCGCTGTTTGTTGGCGGCATCCGCCCGCACTACTACTGCCTGCCCGTGCTCAAGCGCGAGACGCACCGCCTGGCGCTGGTGGCGGCTGCCACCTCGGGCCACCCGCGCTTCTTCCTCGGCACCGATAGCGCGCCGCACGCGAAGGGCGTGAAGGAACATGCCTGCGGTTGCGCCGGCTGCTACACCGCGCTGCATGCCATGGAGCTGTACGCCGAAGCGTTTGAAGACGCCAACGCACTCGACAAGCTCGAAGGCTTCGCCAGCCTGCACGGCCCGGACTTCTACGGCCTGCCGCGCAACGCCGGCACCCTCACGCTCACGCGCTCGCAATGGCAGCTCCCCGCCGAAGTGCCGTTCGGCGAGCAGACGCTGGTGCCGCTGCGTGGTGGCGAGATGCTGCGCTGGAAGTCGGTCTGAGCGGTCTGCGTTGCTGATAGAAGGTCTGGGCGCGATCGACTGGGCGCATCCCGCGTTCGCGCCACTCGCGCAGATTGGCGCCCCGATTGCACGTGCAGTCGAACACGGCGCTGATCTACGCACTGCACTGAATGCGCATCCGGCTGCACATGTAATCCGTACGTCAGGCGGTCACGCGCTGCGCTTCATCCCGCAAGAGGCACTGCCGCCGGGTGCTGCCTACGAGGCACACATCGCCGCCACGGGTTGTGTGCCCACGCGGGACAACCTCCACGACTTCTTCAACGCGCTGATCTGGTTGCACTGGCCGCGCACAAAGGCTGCTCTCAATGCGCGCCAGGCGCGGGCCATCGCGCGAGACGGCATCAGCGCGGCGCGTGGCACGGTGCGTGATGCCGCCACCTTGTTCGACGAGAACGCTCTTATTTTTCTGCATACCGACGATGGGTCCGAGCGCAGCCTGACCGGTTTCGACTGGCAGGGTTTGTTCGTGCAGGGCAGGGCAGCGTGGGGCGCAACCTGCGCCGTGCTGCCATTTGGGCACGCGCTGTTGGAAAAGCTGGTCACGCCCTACAAGTCGATCACCGCCCATGCGAGGCCGGTGCGCGTGGCCACACTGCCGGAGGATTGGGCGTCGCTCGATGCCGCGCTGGCGGACATGCTGCTGAGCACCGAATTGAAGCCACGCGATTTCCGCCCGCTGCCGGTCATGGGCATCCCCAGCTGGTGCGAAGCCAATGAAGATGCCAGCTTCTACGCAGATACGACGGTGTTCCGCCCAGGCCGCCGGGCGACGGCCAAATCCGACAGTGCTGAATGATGCTAGACTCGCGCCTCGCGAAGCGGACCAGACAACCGCTGCTTGCGCCGCCTCGTGCGAGCGCAAGGGGAGGAAAGTCCGGACTCCATAGAGCAGGGTGATGGCTAACGACCATCCACGGTGACGTGCGGAATAGGGCCACAGAGACGAGTCTTCGCCCCGGCTTCGGCCAGGGCGAAGGGTGAAACGCGGTAACCTCCACCCGGAGCAATCCCAAGTAAGCAGGCGATGAAGCGGCTCGCTGAGTCTGCGGGTAGGGAGCTTGAGCCGGCTGGCAACAGCCGGTCTAGAGGAATGGTTGTCACGCCGCGCGGTTTCGGCCGCGCGGCGCACAGAATCCGGCTTATCGGTTCGCTTCGCTTTTCCTTTCAGCCGGATTGGCCATCAATCAGGCCAGTTCAATCAACTCCAGCGAGTGCGTGATCTCGGCCGTCTTAGCCAGCATGATCGACGCCGAGCAGTACTTCTCGTGCGACAGCTGGACCGCGCGTTCCACGGTTTCCCGTTTGAGGTTGCGCCCCGTCACCGTAAAGGTGAAGTGGATGCGGGTGAAGACCTTCGGGTCGGCTTCGGCGCGGTCGGCGTGCAGCTTCACGCTGCAACCTTGCACATCCACGCGGCCGCGCTTGAGGATCAGCACCACGTCATAGGCGGTGCAGCCGCCGGTGCCCAGCAGCACCATTTCCATCGGGCGCGGTGCCAGGTTGCGGCCGCCGCCATCCGGCGCGCCATCCATTGTGACGAGATGGCCGCTGCCGGTTTCCGCCAAAAAGGCCATGCCGTCCTGGCCGGCCCAGCTCACTGTGCATTCCATGTCCAATCCTTGTGGCGTGTCGGCGAGTGCCGCCGAAAAGCCACATTGTAGCCATCGTGGTGAACCCGCGTGGGCAGGTTAGGGTGATCTCCCCTTGACAGTGACACCCATATGAAAAGGTGCAACCCGTTGCGCTTGCACCCGAATTGGGCCCAAATTGGAAGAAAGTTTCTAGTAGACAACAGCGCTTTGGCAGTCAATCTCTTGTAAGTAATTGATTTTTAAAGACGTCATCTATACGCGTGCGCATCATGGTGCATTTTGCATTACGAAATGCAATTTCGTAGTGCAAATTATCTTGCGCGTGCCCCAGAAGTGGGTATAATTGCTCCCATTGGATCGGCTGATGCGGTGCAACCCTCCAAGTCAACGATCAGCAGGTGTCTCCTCCACCCTCCTCCTTTGGTGGATTCAAACCCAAGCTCAATAGCTTGGGTTTTTTTTCGTCCCTGCAGTCGGAGCGCACCTTTTTCCTTGTGTCAAGGGCTGCTTGCGGGGTACAATCGAAATCTTTTCCGGATTGTCCGCGGAAAAACAGGCAGCACAAGACGATCCGTTCATGAGTAGTTGCGCACGATACGGGTCCACTCGGGCACTGACTCAAATTTTGGAAAAATCATGAAGACCTTTTCCGCAAAGCCCCATGAGGTGAAGCGCGATTGGTACGTGATTGACGCGACGGACAAGGTCCTCGGGCGTGTCGCCAGCGAAGTGGCACACCGACTGCGCGGCAAGCACAAGCCTGAATTCACTCCGCACGTCGACACGGGCGATTTCATCATCGTCATCAACGCAGCCAAGCTGCGCGTGACGGGCGCCAAGACGACCGACAAGAAGTACTATCGCCACTCGGGTTACCCGGGCGGTATCTACGAAACGACGTTTGGCAAGATGCAGCAGCGTTTCCCGGGCCGTGCCCTGGAAAAGGCTGTGAAGGGCATGCTGCCGAAGGGTCCGCTGGGCTACGCGATGATCAAGAAGCTGAAGGTTTACGCCGAAGGCTCGCATCCGCACGAAGCTCAACAGCCGAAAGCGCTGGAAATCTAAGGGGCCACATCCATGATCGGTAACTGGAACTATGGCACCGGCCGCCGCAAGAGCGCTGTGGCACGTGTCTTCATCAAGTCCGGCAAGGGCGACATCATCGTCAACGGCAAGGCCATCAACGAGTACTTTGCTCGTGAAACCTCGCTGATGATCGTGCGTCAGCCGCTGGAACTGACCAACCACGCAGCTACGTTCGACATCAAGGTCAACGTGGTCGGCGGCGGTGAAACCGGCCAAGCCGGTGCCGTGCGTCACGGCATCACCCGCGCCCTGATCGACTATGATGCAACGCTCAAGCCGACCCTGTCGAAGGCAGGTCTGGTGACGCGCGATGCACGTGAAGTCGAGCGTAAGAAGGTCGGTCTGCGCAAGGCCCGCCGCGCCAAGCAGTTCTCGAAGCGTTAATCCGCTTCTCACTGCTTCAGCAAAAAACCACACCCTTGGGTGTGGTTTTTTGTTTTGAGCGCTCCAATCAAACGGTGTGATCTGTCGGACGCCTCGCTTACCCTTTGCAACAGCTCCGACATGTCGCCGAGACTACAATTCACGTTTCGTTTGCGTTTGACCCGTATGATGCAATCCGCAATTTGCTCTAAGCCGATTCTGATTTGCGGCGCGAGTCGAGGGGTGATCGCATGAAGGCGCGTCGCCTGTTGCGTCGTGCCTCCGTGCTCGCCCCGAATGTCACGGTGCGCTCGCGCCTGCCGTGGCCAGTAACGATGTTGCTGATTGCGGTGGTGATCGGTTTGGCTGCCGCTGCGGCGCTATGGGCCTTCGAAGAAGGTCGCCGCCTGACTGGCCCGCATGACAGCGACCTGCGCGCCATGAACCGCGAGCTGACTGCCAAGCTGACAGCGGTGCAGGCCGAGCGTGACAAGCTTGCCGCGGCGGCGGGCACGGCGGAGTCGCGCGTCGGCATGGCCGAAGGTGCGCAGACGCAAATGGCGGAGCAGCTCAAGGCACTGGAAGCCGAGAACGCCCAGTTGAAAGAGGATCTGGCCTTCTTCGATAGCCTGCTGCCCGCACCCACCAACTCGGCTGGCATCTACGTGCGCAGCTTCCGGATCGCCCCGGACGAAGCGCAGCCGACGCGCATGCACTTTCGCGTTCTGTTGATGCAGGGCGGCGGCAAGGCGTTCGCACCGGTCTCCGAGTTCGAGGGGCAACTGGCACTCACGCTGAACGTGGTGCAGGCGGGCAAACCTGCTACGATCGATTTCCCTGGCGCGGCGGCCGCTACGGCGGCTTCGGCACCTGTGTCCACAGCGGCCACGCGCGTCAAGCTCACGCACTATCAGCGCCTGGAAGGTTGGGTGGACGTCCCGCCCGGCACTACGGTGAAGTCGGTGATGGTGAAGGTGTTGCAGAACGGCAAGATCAAGGCGAGCCAGAGTTTTTCCATCTGACGGGCGGGGGCCTGTCGGATCCGTACAAAGAGGAGTCGACGATGCTGTTTGGCAAGAAAAAGGGGCTGGCAATCGAAACGCTGCTGGGCGCCCACACCAAGCTGGAGGGGGATCTGCGCTTTTCGGGCGGCCTGCGGATCGATGGCCAGATCAAGGGCAATGTCTACGGTGATCCGGACAAGCCCAGCATGCTGGTCATCACGGACACCGCACGCATCGAGGGCGAGGTGCACGTCGG contains these protein-coding regions:
- a CDS encoding amino acid ABC transporter permease; this encodes MNYHWNWGVFFTEAAQNQTYLDWLLSGLKTTVVLGLTSWIIALALGSVLGVLRTVPNKLLSGIAAAYVELFRNIPLIVQLFIWYFVMPELLPGGDYIKQMNPATAMFLCATLCLGTFTAARVCEQVRSGINSLPRGQRNAGLAMGFTLAQTYRYVMLPMSFRIIVPPLTSEFLNIFKNSAVASTIGLLELAAQGRQLVDYTAQPYESFIAVTLMYMLINLTVMGLMRWVEARSRLPGFIGGK
- the gltK gene encoding glutamate/aspartate ABC transporter permease GltK; protein product: MAYHFDFSSVNADNMRVLGEGMLLSLEITGTAILVGIVWGTLLAMMRLSGIKPLQWFGQAYVNLFRSIPLVMVLLWFFLIVPQVLQKIFNLSPATDMRMTSALVAFALFEAAYYSEIIRAGIQSVSRGQMFAAYAMGMTYGQAMRLVILPQAFRNMIPLLLTQAIVLFQDTSLVYVSALSDFFTQAYNIGERDGRIVELLLFAGLCYFVICFGASVLVKRLQKKVTQ
- a CDS encoding amino acid ABC transporter ATP-binding protein — protein: MIEIKNVSKWYGAFQVLTDCTTSVKKSEVVVVCGPSGSGKSTLIKTVNALEPFQKGEILVDGTSVGAKGTNLPKLRSRVGMVFQNFELFPHLSITENLTIAQQKVLGRSKEEAMAKGLKYLDRVGLKAHAAKYPGQLSGGQQQRVAIARALSMDPICMLFDEPTSALDPEMVNEVLDVMVELAKEGMTMMCVTHEMGFARKVANRVIFMDQGRIVEDCEKEEFFGNIDARSDRAKQFLSKILSH
- a CDS encoding class II glutamine amidotransferase; its protein translation is MCQLLGMNCAEPTDVTFSFTGFAARGGVTDHHADGFGVAFFEDKACRLFIDNQSAGTSPVAELVKRYPIKSKNVISHIRKATQGTVRLENCHPFMRELWGRHWIFAHNGDLKNFSPFLSGVYQPVGDTDSELAFCYIMQSLRKRFPGSQPPLNELFYALSDITKEITRHGVFNFLLCNGQAQFAHCSTRLYYIVRQWPFSTAHLIDADMTIDFAKYTTPADRVAVIATAPLTDNEVWTQFVPGELLMFENGQATMATKVPIPEAVQIANAANTACT
- a CDS encoding tartrate dehydrogenase, with product MNSYRIAVIPGDGIGKEVVPEGLRVLDAAARKFGFALQTDHFDFASCDYYARHGKMLPDDWFDTLRGYDAIFFGAVGWPDTVPDHISLWGSLLQFRRGFDQYVNLRPVRLMPGIRSPLVDRNGQPRAPGEIDFYVVRENTEGEYSSVGGRMYGGTEREIVIQETVMSRTGVDRILKFAFDLAQRRPAKHLTSATKSNGISITMPYWDERVEAMAKVYPEVNVDKFHIDILTAHFVQKPEMFDVVVASNLFGDILSDLGPACTGTIAIAPSGNINPDRTYPSLFEPVHGSAPDIAGKGIANPIGQIWCAAMMLEHLGQPEAGAAVLAAIERVLAAGPGHAPLTRDIGGTASTADLGRAIAEALA
- the pyrC gene encoding dihydroorotase, encoding MTDTLTIVRPDDWHLHLRDGDALADVVGDTARQFGRAIIMPNLKPPVTTTAQARAYRDRILAALPAGTQFEPLMTLYLTDNTSPEVIREARASGFIHGVKLYPAGATTNSDAGVTDLRRCAKTLEAMQEVGMPLLVHGEVTDPTVDIFDREAVFIDTVMLPLRRDFPALKVVFEHITTKQAAEYVRDAEGPVGATITAHHLLYNRNALFVGGIRPHYYCLPVLKRETHRLALVAAATSGHPRFFLGTDSAPHAKGVKEHACGCAGCYTALHAMELYAEAFEDANALDKLEGFASLHGPDFYGLPRNAGTLTLTRSQWQLPAEVPFGEQTLVPLRGGEMLRWKSV
- a CDS encoding DUF3025 domain-containing protein; translated protein: MLIEGLGAIDWAHPAFAPLAQIGAPIARAVEHGADLRTALNAHPAAHVIRTSGGHALRFIPQEALPPGAAYEAHIAATGCVPTRDNLHDFFNALIWLHWPRTKAALNARQARAIARDGISAARGTVRDAATLFDENALIFLHTDDGSERSLTGFDWQGLFVQGRAAWGATCAVLPFGHALLEKLVTPYKSITAHARPVRVATLPEDWASLDAALADMLLSTELKPRDFRPLPVMGIPSWCEANEDASFYADTTVFRPGRRATAKSDSAE
- a CDS encoding OsmC family protein, with the protein product MECTVSWAGQDGMAFLAETGSGHLVTMDGAPDGGGRNLAPRPMEMVLLGTGGCTAYDVVLILKRGRVDVQGCSVKLHADRAEADPKVFTRIHFTFTVTGRNLKRETVERAVQLSHEKYCSASIMLAKTAEITHSLELIELA
- the rplM gene encoding 50S ribosomal protein L13, with amino-acid sequence MKTFSAKPHEVKRDWYVIDATDKVLGRVASEVAHRLRGKHKPEFTPHVDTGDFIIVINAAKLRVTGAKTTDKKYYRHSGYPGGIYETTFGKMQQRFPGRALEKAVKGMLPKGPLGYAMIKKLKVYAEGSHPHEAQQPKALEI
- the rpsI gene encoding 30S ribosomal protein S9 — translated: MIGNWNYGTGRRKSAVARVFIKSGKGDIIVNGKAINEYFARETSLMIVRQPLELTNHAATFDIKVNVVGGGETGQAGAVRHGITRALIDYDATLKPTLSKAGLVTRDAREVERKKVGLRKARRAKQFSKR
- a CDS encoding DUF6776 family protein — protein: MKARRLLRRASVLAPNVTVRSRLPWPVTMLLIAVVIGLAAAAALWAFEEGRRLTGPHDSDLRAMNRELTAKLTAVQAERDKLAAAAGTAESRVGMAEGAQTQMAEQLKALEAENAQLKEDLAFFDSLLPAPTNSAGIYVRSFRIAPDEAQPTRMHFRVLLMQGGGKAFAPVSEFEGQLALTLNVVQAGKPATIDFPGAAAATAASAPVSTAATRVKLTHYQRLEGWVDVPPGTTVKSVMVKVLQNGKIKASQSFSI